The proteins below are encoded in one region of Cololabis saira isolate AMF1-May2022 chromosome 21, fColSai1.1, whole genome shotgun sequence:
- the LOC133421424 gene encoding cytohesin-2-like: MAVSRKDSFLWGRAPPRFTSAEVNRDGKAKTQEFELLDDIQSPLQKLRLEINQHNVMPDIHNPQTTQDKTVTRSRRFLRGKKKFNMDPNMGINYLVENGLIEWQAESVAAFLYKEEGLNKSAIGNFLGEREEMHLEVLKAFVDLHEFYDLNLVQALRQFLWSFRLPGEAQKIDRMMEAFAARYCECNPRVFQSTDTCYILSFSIIMLNTSLHNPNVKDKPSLQRFVSMNRGINHGEDLPTELLTKLYASIRSEPFKIPQDDGNDLTLTFFNPDREGWLLKMGGRIKTWKRRWFILTDSCLYYFKYTTDKDPIGIIPLENLCIREMQDSHKLHCLELYSPKGQKIKACKTENKGRVVQGQHQSYKLSAASAEERDDWINAVRASITKDPFYDLVSLRKRKVINNTSSY; the protein is encoded by the exons ATGGCCGTGAGCAGAAAAGACAGCTTTCTGTGGGGGAGAG CTCCACCGCGTTTCACTTCAGCTGAGGTGAATCGGGATGGTAAAGCAAAGACTCAGGAGTTTGAGTTGCTGGACGACATTCAG TCCCCCTTGCAGAAGCTGAGGCTGGAGATAAATCAACATAATGTCATGCCAGACATCCACAATCCTCAAACTACACAGGA cAAAACTGTCACGAGGAGCAGGAGGTTCCTACGAGGAAAAAAGAAGTTCAACATGGACCCCAACATG GGCATCAATTACCTGGTCGAAAATGGCCTCATTGAATGGCAAGCAGAGTCAGTGGCAGCGTTTCTTTACAAGGAGGAGGGACTGAATAAGAGCGCCATCGGAAACTTCTTGGGCGAAAG GGAGGAAATGCATCTGGAGGTGCTGAAAGCGTTTGTGGATCTACATGAGTTCTACGACCTGAATCTGGTGCAGGCTTTGAG GCAGTTTCTGTGGAGCTTCCGCCTCCCAGGAGAAGCTCAGAAGATTGACAGGATGATGGAGGCGTTTGCAGCTCGGTACTGTGAATGTAACCCGAGAGTCTTTCAATCAACAG ACACCTGCTACATCCTGTCTTTTTCCATCATCATGCTGAACACGAGTCTCCACAATCCCAACGTGAAAGACAAACCGAGTCTGCAGCGGTTTGTTTCCATGAACAGAGGCATAAACCACGGCGAGGACTTGCCAACTGAACTGCTCACG AAATTGTACGCAAGCATCCGCAGTGAGCCGTTCAAGATCCCACAGGATGATGGGAATGACCTCACGCTGACGTTTTTTAATCCGGACCGAGAGGGTTGGCTACTAAAAATGG GTGGTCGGATTAAAACCTGGAAAAGAAGGTGGTTTATTTTGACAGACAGCTGCCTGTATTACTTTAAATACACCACG GATAAAGATCCAATTGGGATCATTCCTCTGGAAAATCTTTGTATCAGGGAGATGCAAGACTCACACAAACTG CACTGTTTGGAGTTATACAGCCCCAAAGGACAGAAGATCAAGGCCTGCAAGACAGAAAACAAAGGAAGAGTGGTTCAGGGTCAGCACCAGTCTTATAAGCTCAGTGCAGCCAGCGCGGAAGAGCGGGACGACTGGATTAACGCGGTCAG agcAAGCATCACCAAGGACCCTTTTTATGACTTGGTGTCTCTACGCAAGAGGAAAGTCATCAACAACACCTCCTCTTACTGA